The nucleotide sequence AACTGCTGAAAGTGTTAATTCTAACTCTGAAAATCTCATTAAAATATCTGAAGATTTGATTCAAAAAATTAAATTATTTAAAATATAAAAACAAATATTAAGCATAAAAACAAAAAAAGAAATCGTTATTTTTTAATACGGTTTCTTTTTTTTATTAAAACACATTATTTTATAAAAAACTAAAAATAATATATGTTTTACTAAAAAATATATTAAGCTATAATTATTTTGAAAGCTTTATAAAAAGGGGGTATATAAATGAAAATAACACAAAGGCAATCAGATTTTTTAAAAATTCTTTTAAACGATGAAAATATAAACATAAATAAAATCTCTGATCTATTGAATGTTAGCCCTCAAACGGTAAAACAAGAAATACAAGATTTAAAAAAACTTTTCATAAAATATGAAATAGAAATTTATCTAAACAATAAAAATGAAATAATACTATATGGACATGAAAATATATTAAAAATGCTAAAAGAAACAGAAGACTTAAATGAATTTGAAATAGATAATCAAATAATACTTTTAATAATATTACAAAAAAACTATTTAACTTTGCAAGATATTGCAGATGAATTATATACAAGCCGTTCACTCGTAGAAAAACATATGCAAAAAATAATTAAAAAAAATCAAAATATATATTCCAAAAGAAGACATGGAATAATATTCAAAGGCTCTACATTATTAAAAAGAAATATTTTCATAAATTTATTATTTCCATATTTTTCTGGAATAAACTTTAAAAAAGAAATATCAAAATTTAATGAAATACATTTTCCAATACTAAATTATTTAAATGAAAAAACCATAAACAATACTATAAAAATAATAGAAGAAATATTAAAAATTGAAATGTACACCGATGAATCAACCAATAAAATTTTTCTCTCTATCTTACTTTTAATATATGAAAAAGAAAACAATATTCAATACATAAAAGATCCCATAATAAAAGAATATGATAAAAATTCTAAATATGAAATAATAATAAATAATATACAGAAAATAATCAATTTAAATAAAGACGAAAAAAATTATATAATACATATTTTAGAAAATTCAAAAAAAATAGAATTAAATAATAAAGAAAACATGATAAAAAAAATGTCACCATTAATAACAGAAATATTAGAAATAATAAAAAACACAGTTGGAATAAACCTACAAAATGATCAAATATTGATAAAAAATTTTTCTACACATGTTTATACATCTTTAATAGAAAAAATAAAATTTCAAGAATTAATAGATGTAAAAAATACCTTTAAGGAGTTTAAACGACAATATCCACTTGCTTATGAAATGGCGACAATATCAGCTCAATTCATAGAAAAAAAGTATAATATTTCTTTATCTCAAGAAGACATAGTATATTTCACAATACACTTTCAATCAGCACTCGAAAGATCTAAAGAAAAAACAAGAAAAGTAAAAACTATAATAATATGCCATTATGGAATTTCAGTTTCAGAATTAATAAAATTAAAATTAAATAGATTATTTCCAGAATTACAAATAAAAAAAGTATTAACTATACAAGAATATAAAAAAATGAAAGATCAAATACAAAAAGAAAAATATGATTTCATAATAACTACTGAAAAAATCATTGAAGAAAAAATCCCCCTAATTTATGTAACTCCAATGCTCTTAGAACAAGAATTAAACAAAATAAGAAAAGTAATAAACTGTAAAAAAATAAATAATATTCTCACGATAAAAGTATTAGAATCAAAAATAATAAACACAAATCAAAAAAATGTAAAAAACATAATAATAGAAGGCATTAAATATTTAATAGAAAACAATTATGTAAAAAAAGAATATTTAAATTCTGTTCTCGAAAGAGAAAAAATCTCTTCAACAAATTTAAATACTATAGCTATACCCCATGGGAATCCAAAATTTGTAAAGGAAACAAAAATGGTAATTTTAAGACTTAAAAACTCCATAATATGGAATGATTCAAAAGTAAATATAATTTTTTTATTTGCCGCTAGCGAAGAAACAGTAAAATTAAATCCTTTATTATTATCTACTTTTTATAAAAATCTATCAAAAAAAGAGATAGAAGAAAAAATACAACAAATAATAAAATATGATGATGAAAAATTCAGAAGATATTTATCTGAAATAATAAACTATTAAAAATGGAGGATTAAAAATATGATAGAACAAATGCTAAAACCAGAATACATAATAAATGATGTAGAAATCCCATCAAAGACTAAAGAAGATGCCATAAAAAAAATCAGCGAAATATGCTCAGAAAAACAACCCCTAAACGAAAAAGAACTAAGTAAAAGTTTTTTAAAAAGAGAAAAAATTGACTCAACAGGCTTTGGCAATCACATTGCAATACCTCATGCAAAAATAAAAAAACTTAAATCACCTATGATATCTATAATAAGATTCAAAGAAGAAATAAATTGGAATTCAATAGATGAAAAACCAGTAAAAGTTGCAATAGCTCTAGTAATGCCATATTCTGATGAACAAAATATGCATTTAAAAATAATATCAAAATTTGCAAGAAATCTTGTAAATGAAGATTTTTTAAACAAATTAATAAAAGAAAAAGATAGTAAAAAATTATATAAATACATAATAGAAAAACTGGGGGAATAAATATGAAAATTATTGGAGTTACAAAATGTCCTACTGGAATAGCTCATACATATATCGCCGCTGAAAAAATCGAACAAACTGCAAAAAAATTGGGCTATGAAGTAAAAGTAGAAACACAAGGTTCTCAAGGGACAGAAAACAAATTAACTTCTGAAGAAATAAAAAATGCAGATTATGTGATAATAGCTGCCGATGTTGCAATAGATGAAAAAGAAAGATTTGATGGAAAATACATAACTGAAATATCTATAAAAAATATAATAAAAAATCCAGAAACAATAATAAAAAACTTAAAAAATTCTTCAATTCTTTATAAAGAAAAAAACACCCAAACAAATAAAGATTCAGCAAAAAACTCAAATGCCATAAAACAATTGATGAATGGTGCATCACATATGATACCATTTGTTGTTGTGGGAGGACTTTTCATAGCTTTAGCACTTGCGATTGGTGGAATTCCCACATCAGAAGGAATGATAATAAAATCAACTTTTTGGAACAAAGTAAATCAAATAGGAGCACTTGGTTTTGATTTAATGTACCCCATACTTGCAGGGTTTATAGCATTTTCAATATCGGGAAGAGCTTCATTAGCACCAGCAATGATATCGGCAAAAGTTGCAGTATCTCCTGAAATTCTTGGAACAGAAGCAGGAACTGGATTTTTAGGTTGTATAGTTGTTGGATATGCTGCAGGATATCTTGTAAAATGGATGAATAGCTGGAAAGTTCCAAAAACAATTAAACCAGTAATGCCAATATTTGTAATACCTTTGCTTGGAGTAGGAATAATATCTTCGGCATTCATATTAATACTTGGAAAACCGGTAGCATGGTTAATGACAAATCTAAACATATTTTTGGGAACATTATCTGAAAACTCCTCAACTGGAATACTTCTTGGAATAATACTTGGAGCATTGGTAGCAATAGATATGGGAGGTCCTTTTAATAAAGTTGCATTTTTATTTGGTGTTGCTTCAATAACAGAAGGAAACCCTCAAATAATGGGAGCTGTTGCCTGTGCAATACCTGTACCACCTCTAGCAATGGGACTTGCAACCTTAATAAATAAAAATGTTTTTACAGATGAAGAAAAAGGATCTGGAATATCAGCATTATTAATGGGTTTAATAGGAATAACAGAAGGGGCTATTCCATTCGCTTCTGCAGATCCAAAAAGAGTTTTACCGAGTATAATTATTGGTAGTTCTGTAGCTTCATCGCTTGGAATGATTTTTAATATAACAGACAATGTTCCTCATGGTGGTCCTATAGTAGGATTTCTTGGTGCAACAAATAATCTACCATTATTTTTAACATGTATTGCTATAGGTAGCTTAGTATCTGCAATGATGATAGTAATTCTAAAAAATAAAAAATTAAAAAAATTATCTTAAACCCATACATCCAAATAGTTAAATAAAACTATTTGGATGTATTTTTATTCTAT is from Oceanotoga teriensis and encodes:
- a CDS encoding BglG family transcription antiterminator, which translates into the protein MKITQRQSDFLKILLNDENININKISDLLNVSPQTVKQEIQDLKKLFIKYEIEIYLNNKNEIILYGHENILKMLKETEDLNEFEIDNQIILLIILQKNYLTLQDIADELYTSRSLVEKHMQKIIKKNQNIYSKRRHGIIFKGSTLLKRNIFINLLFPYFSGINFKKEISKFNEIHFPILNYLNEKTINNTIKIIEEILKIEMYTDESTNKIFLSILLLIYEKENNIQYIKDPIIKEYDKNSKYEIIINNIQKIINLNKDEKNYIIHILENSKKIELNNKENMIKKMSPLITEILEIIKNTVGINLQNDQILIKNFSTHVYTSLIEKIKFQELIDVKNTFKEFKRQYPLAYEMATISAQFIEKKYNISLSQEDIVYFTIHFQSALERSKEKTRKVKTIIICHYGISVSELIKLKLNRLFPELQIKKVLTIQEYKKMKDQIQKEKYDFIITTEKIIEEKIPLIYVTPMLLEQELNKIRKVINCKKINNILTIKVLESKIINTNQKNVKNIIIEGIKYLIENNYVKKEYLNSVLEREKISSTNLNTIAIPHGNPKFVKETKMVILRLKNSIIWNDSKVNIIFLFAASEETVKLNPLLLSTFYKNLSKKEIEEKIQQIIKYDDEKFRRYLSEIINY
- a CDS encoding PTS sugar transporter subunit IIA gives rise to the protein MIEQMLKPEYIINDVEIPSKTKEDAIKKISEICSEKQPLNEKELSKSFLKREKIDSTGFGNHIAIPHAKIKKLKSPMISIIRFKEEINWNSIDEKPVKVAIALVMPYSDEQNMHLKIISKFARNLVNEDFLNKLIKEKDSKKLYKYIIEKLGE
- a CDS encoding PTS fructose transporter subunit IIC, whose product is MKIIGVTKCPTGIAHTYIAAEKIEQTAKKLGYEVKVETQGSQGTENKLTSEEIKNADYVIIAADVAIDEKERFDGKYITEISIKNIIKNPETIIKNLKNSSILYKEKNTQTNKDSAKNSNAIKQLMNGASHMIPFVVVGGLFIALALAIGGIPTSEGMIIKSTFWNKVNQIGALGFDLMYPILAGFIAFSISGRASLAPAMISAKVAVSPEILGTEAGTGFLGCIVVGYAAGYLVKWMNSWKVPKTIKPVMPIFVIPLLGVGIISSAFILILGKPVAWLMTNLNIFLGTLSENSSTGILLGIILGALVAIDMGGPFNKVAFLFGVASITEGNPQIMGAVACAIPVPPLAMGLATLINKNVFTDEEKGSGISALLMGLIGITEGAIPFASADPKRVLPSIIIGSSVASSLGMIFNITDNVPHGGPIVGFLGATNNLPLFLTCIAIGSLVSAMMIVILKNKKLKKLS